AGGTCGCGGGTTCGAGTCCCGCCGGGCCCGCCAAAAAATCTGAATAGATAGTATCATTCCCGAACATATTCATCCTATAATTAATAAAATAAAAAATACGTAATATGGGGGAATTATGTTTTAACTCTTACCTCTTCCAGACAGCCTCAACGGCCATCTCTATGTCCCTATCCGTGACTGTCTTCCTCTTGGCATGTTTTGCGAGCTCCACGGCGTGCAATCCGACTTCACGAGCGAATCTCTCGAGGTGGTAGACCATCCTCTCCCTGGCATCGTCACTTACCCTCTCAGCACCCGCATCCTTGATTATCCTGTAGACCGGTGCGAGGGGTAGATACCTGGTCTGTTTCTGGGGCATACACATCACCTCATTGACAAACCCTATGAGGGCCTTGCAAACTGCGCGGGACTTAAATATAAGCTTTTCTGAAGGGAGGGGTCATCATAGCTATATGGGTGAGGGAAGGTCCATACTATGCTGATGTCCTCTCCCCTTAACATGGTAACATCCCCTGTTCCTTCATAACACGTGCTTCAAACTCTTCTTAAGATAATTTCCTATATTATGAGTTTACTTAATATTAATATGGAAATTTTCCATTAATAAATTATTATTATTCTATTATGGGAATTTTAAGATATGTTTTTGAATGAAGTTTTAATGAGCTTTCAGGGGACTTTGCTGTCGCTCGAATCGCCATCAGCCACTGCAGTGGAAATCTGCTCATCGCATTCTTCAGATGAGATCCTCATGTGGACCCGGGGGTATGATACCACAGCAACGTTACTGATACTCATGACAGCTCCCGGTTAACTGGTTTTAATTTAAATTTACATTGCTATCGATTGTTTATAAACAAGATAACCTATCAGACCGGGATTTATTCTCTGAAAGGCCCGGAAAGGGCGTTTCGTTAAAAAATAGTTTTACGATCTTTTTGGAGCCTCAGACAACCTAACGCGGGATCCCTCCCGCAACATACTTCCTGAGCAGAAGGGGATTCCTGATCATGTGAGGATGCCTGGAAATGAGGTGATCGCTCATGAAGATTGCCTGCCGTCCGCCGCAAGAATTTCCCCAGGAGATCCCCGAACATAGGCACTGCATCACCAATACGAATAAAAACCGGCTTCTTCCCGGAAATCGCAGGGGATTGTCTCCATGTCATCGGATCTCAGAAAGGGATTGAGGCTCCTCTGCTCCACCGAATTCTTCTGGGGGTCTGACGTCAACGACTCTGTGGCATACTTAGTGAGATGCGGCTGCGAGGGTGTGCTCATCTCAACGGAACCCCCCTACTACTTCCCCTCGATGCTCAGCAGGGAGAGCGTGAGATCCCTGAGGGAGCTCATCAGGGAGTTGGAAGTCGTCGTTGCCGTCAGATCACCTGAGACCGATGTGAATCTATTCAGCAGCAACCCCTACATATCGGAGGCATCCCAGAGGTGCGTTGAGGATTCCATCAGACTCTCCCTCTACTTAAATGCCGATTTCTCCGTGATAAGGCTATCTAGCCCCCCCTCCCCTGTTAATTACGGGCTCTTCGCGAGCAAACTTCAGAAGATCACGTCCGGTATAGGGAGAGATTCCTACGTAGCGCTGGAGCTTATAGGGGGTGATTACGAGGAGATTACCTCCAGAATAAAGGATAGGAGGTTAGGTATCATCTACGTCGATGGGATGAGCCCAGAGGGACTCCTGAGGAGTGAGAGGCTCGTTGGTGTGTCGATCTACCCACATCAGTCCCAGCCCCTCAGGGTGATCCCGGGCATGAGA
The Candidatus Korarchaeota archaeon NZ13-K genome window above contains:
- a CDS encoding histone, which encodes MPQKQTRYLPLAPVYRIIKDAGAERVSDDARERMVYHLERFAREVGLHAVELAKHAKRKTVTDRDIEMAVEAVWKR